A region of the Bacillus sp. NP247 genome:
GCGATTGCTTATATTAGTGAGACACCACAAGTACGTGACGTTTTAATTTCTGGCGGTGATGGACTTCTAATTAATGATAAAATTTTAGAATATGTATTAAAGAATTTACGAGCAATCCCGCATGTCGAGATTATTCGTATCGGAACAAGAGCACCAGTTGTATTCCCACAGCGTATTACAGAAAATCTGTGTAACATAATTAAAAAATACCATCCAGTATGGTTAAATACACATTTTAACACTTCTATTGAGATTACAGAAGAATCGAAACTAGCATGTGAAATGCTTGCGAATGCAGGTGTTCCAATTGGAAACCAAGCTGTAATTTTAGCTGGAATTAATGACAGCGTTCCAATTATGAAAAAACTTATGCATGATTTAGTGAAAATTCGTGTTCGTCCATATTACATTTATCAATGTGATTTATCAGAAGGTATCGGTCATTTCCGTGCACCAGTTTCGAAAGGTCTTGAAATTATTGAAGGCTTACGTGGACATACGTCTGGTTATGCAGTACCAACTTTCGTTGTTGATGCACCGGGCGGAGGCGGGAAAATTGCGCTTCAGCCAAACTATTTAATTTCACAAAGTGCGGATAAAGTTGTTCTTCGTAACTTTGAAGGGGTTATTACAACGTATCCAGAACCAGAAAACTATATCCCAGGAAGAGCAGAAGGCTACTTTAAAGAAATTTATCCGACTTATGAAGAGAAACGTTCTGATATCGGCGTTGCAGGATTGATGAGTGATAGGAAATTTAATCTTGTTCCAGATGATTTACAACGTATGAATCGCCGTAAAGATTATGAAGTCAATGAAACGCATGCTTCTTTAAAAGATAAACGTGATAAGCGTGATCAATTAAAAGATAAAAAATATCAAGCACAAATGGCAAAGTTAGATGACGACAAAAAAAATGAGGGTGACGTAGTATGAATTGTATGTGGTGTGACAGTACAGAAGCGAAAGAAAGCTTGAATACTGTATATTGGGAATTACCAGATGGTACGAAAGCCATTGAAATCCAAGAGACACCATGTATTACTTGTTCCTCATGTGGAATGGACTATCAAGCAGACCATACTGTAAAAGAAATTGAAGATCAGTTGTTTTTAATTTATACGAAAGATTTGCCAAAACAACTAACATACGAAGAGTTGATGGGAAGACCA
Encoded here:
- a CDS encoding YokU family protein, which encodes MNCMWCDSTEAKESLNTVYWELPDGTKAIEIQETPCITCSSCGMDYQADHTVKEIEDQLFLIYTKDLPKQLTYEELMGRPRLLKRNYFDF
- the ablA gene encoding lysine 2,3-aminomutase; the protein is MLHDVYKPNRHWKDIELWKDVTEEQWNDWVWQLTNTIKTLDDLKKIINLTPEEEEGVKISTKTIPLNITPYYAWLMNPDDPRCPIRMQSVPISEELYKTKYDLEDPLHEDEDSPVPGLTHRYPDRVLFLVTNQCSMYCRYCTRRRFSGQIGMGVPKKQLDDAIAYISETPQVRDVLISGGDGLLINDKILEYVLKNLRAIPHVEIIRIGTRAPVVFPQRITENLCNIIKKYHPVWLNTHFNTSIEITEESKLACEMLANAGVPIGNQAVILAGINDSVPIMKKLMHDLVKIRVRPYYIYQCDLSEGIGHFRAPVSKGLEIIEGLRGHTSGYAVPTFVVDAPGGGGKIALQPNYLISQSADKVVLRNFEGVITTYPEPENYIPGRAEGYFKEIYPTYEEKRSDIGVAGLMSDRKFNLVPDDLQRMNRRKDYEVNETHASLKDKRDKRDQLKDKKYQAQMAKLDDDKKNEGDVV